From a single Candidatus Hydrogenedentota bacterium genomic region:
- the lpxK gene encoding tetraacyldisaccharide 4'-kinase yields MSHFNDIAARVRRGEPLPRFWDLLLRAATPATRIGMHWRLRQPAERIDATVISFGNITAGGTGKTPAVIECIQQQIAAGHRVAVVTRGYGSDRVPEPFVVLPDMPRADIVRQVGDEPALIRCHAPECILVKAARRADGARAAMKQHGCDVIVLDDAYQHVQLARDRNICLIDATNPFGNGYLVPRGILREPLDALKRATEIVLTRCDQAIGLNGLRARLAEYAPGAPVRETIHAPDGLWRVADGAPVSLQNACAEPVTAIAAIGNPEAFYQTLASLGFTLKETFAFPDHAVIPGEVLKRPGLIITTEKDAMRLNAAPDNVLALRIALRDFTGPPRSGE; encoded by the coding sequence ATGTCTCATTTCAACGATATAGCCGCCCGCGTTCGGCGGGGGGAGCCTCTCCCCCGCTTCTGGGACCTGCTCCTCCGCGCCGCCACGCCCGCAACCCGCATCGGGATGCACTGGCGCCTTCGCCAGCCCGCGGAGCGCATCGACGCCACCGTCATCAGTTTTGGCAACATCACGGCCGGCGGCACAGGCAAGACCCCCGCCGTCATTGAATGCATCCAGCAGCAAATCGCGGCGGGCCATCGCGTGGCGGTCGTCACGCGGGGCTACGGCAGCGATCGCGTCCCAGAGCCCTTCGTCGTTCTGCCCGACATGCCGCGGGCCGATATCGTGCGCCAGGTGGGCGACGAACCGGCTCTGATCCGCTGCCACGCGCCGGAATGCATTCTCGTGAAAGCGGCTCGCCGCGCCGACGGGGCGCGCGCCGCCATGAAACAGCACGGTTGCGACGTCATCGTATTGGACGACGCCTACCAGCACGTGCAGCTTGCCCGGGACCGCAACATCTGCCTGATCGACGCCACGAACCCCTTCGGCAATGGCTATCTCGTCCCCCGCGGCATCCTCCGCGAACCGCTGGACGCGCTGAAACGGGCGACGGAGATTGTATTGACCCGCTGCGATCAGGCCATTGGCCTGAACGGGTTGCGCGCGCGCCTGGCGGAATACGCCCCCGGCGCGCCTGTGCGCGAAACCATCCACGCCCCCGACGGCCTGTGGCGCGTCGCCGATGGCGCCCCCGTTTCCCTGCAGAACGCCTGCGCGGAACCGGTCACCGCCATCGCGGCCATCGGCAATCCGGAGGCCTTTTACCAGACCCTCGCGTCGCTGGGCTTCACCTTGAAAGAGACCTTCGCCTTCCCGGATCATGCCGTCATTCCGGGGGAAGTCCTGAAACGTCCAGGACTCATTATAACGACGGAAAAAGACGCGATGCGCCTCAACGCCGCGCCGGACAATGTGCTGGCGTTGCGCATCGCCCTGCGGGACTTCACCGGGCCACCCCGGTCAGGAGAGTGA
- the dprA gene encoding DNA-processing protein DprA has translation MAITPEQRQWLALKMIPGVGTTLFIRLLARYGAPADVLAASEASLREVVGPKLAERIHAYRDVVDVDGQIARMEEYGAALYTMDETAYPLLLAEIYDPPLVLFARGDLVEADRHAVAIVGTRRSTPYGARMARSLAYDLAARGITVVSGMAEGTDTAAHEGALEAGGRTIAVLGCGVDVVYPASNAALMHRIVQRGAVVSCFEMGVKPSKGHFPYRNRIISGLSMGTVVVEAPVGSGALITARNAAEQGREVFAVPGEAGSYNARGPHALIREGAKLVETVDDILVELDLEASARQAPAARKTPESAPVPARPASTTAAPQPFAAATAAPPTPRPNITPVEQAVLDVLHRDGSFVDEIAAAARLSVSEALTSLTMLELKGLIRQLSGKRFAPR, from the coding sequence ATGGCAATCACACCCGAGCAGCGGCAGTGGCTCGCCCTGAAGATGATCCCCGGGGTCGGAACTACCCTCTTCATCCGCCTCCTCGCCCGTTACGGCGCGCCCGCGGATGTCCTGGCGGCCTCCGAGGCGTCCCTGCGCGAGGTGGTGGGGCCCAAACTGGCCGAGCGCATTCATGCCTATCGCGATGTCGTGGACGTCGACGGACAGATCGCGCGCATGGAAGAATACGGCGCGGCCTTGTACACCATGGACGAGACGGCCTACCCCCTGCTTCTCGCCGAAATCTACGACCCGCCGCTCGTGCTCTTTGCACGGGGAGATCTCGTCGAGGCCGACCGGCACGCCGTGGCGATTGTCGGGACCCGCCGCTCCACCCCGTACGGCGCCCGCATGGCCCGCTCCCTGGCCTACGACCTCGCCGCGCGCGGCATTACGGTTGTCAGCGGAATGGCGGAAGGCACGGACACCGCCGCGCACGAGGGCGCCCTGGAAGCGGGCGGACGGACGATTGCCGTGCTGGGCTGTGGCGTGGATGTGGTCTATCCGGCGTCCAACGCGGCGCTGATGCACCGGATCGTGCAGCGGGGCGCGGTCGTTTCCTGTTTTGAGATGGGCGTCAAACCCTCCAAGGGGCACTTCCCCTACCGCAACCGCATCATCAGCGGACTGTCCATGGGGACCGTCGTGGTCGAGGCCCCCGTGGGAAGCGGCGCCCTGATAACCGCGCGCAACGCCGCAGAACAGGGGCGCGAGGTCTTTGCTGTGCCCGGCGAGGCCGGCAGTTACAACGCGCGCGGGCCCCACGCCCTGATCCGCGAGGGCGCCAAGCTCGTCGAAACCGTGGACGATATCCTCGTGGAACTCGACCTGGAAGCGTCCGCGCGCCAGGCCCCGGCGGCCCGAAAAACGCCCGAAAGCGCGCCGGTCCCCGCACGGCCCGCCTCCACCACCGCCGCGCCCCAGCCGTTCGCGGCAGCGACCGCTGCGCCCCCCACGCCCCGCCCGAACATCACGCCCGTGGAACAGGCGGTACTGGATGTGCTGCACCGGGATGGCTCCTTCGTCGATGAAATCGCCGCCGCCGCGCGCCTCTCGGTATCGGAAGCCCTTACCTCACTCACCATGCTGGAATTGAAGGGCCTGATCCGCCAGCTGAGCGGGAAACGATTTGCACCCCGATAA
- a CDS encoding prepilin-type N-terminal cleavage/methylation domain-containing protein: protein MNIRLRQTGRLQQGHTLVETLVVLAIIGVLLATALPHYVNAIRSAKRVAAVEGKRQQNLVRSAAGDSERRPKRNVDAAALRDQARRAYRTSIDAGDFDFHVTELIYKVNSDAEFRAYWFTLIDANASGPITEVDGGRLRVSDPEGNVFDLEPAYDGIHPGDDRPAPLGWDFLATSLQHSGIGDLGASVLMSDGTSRYIRYPGAFPVTRTVAELSQRFMDEVHPYL, encoded by the coding sequence ATGAACATTCGATTACGGCAAACGGGCCGGCTTCAACAGGGCCACACCCTGGTGGAAACGCTGGTGGTCCTGGCGATTATCGGCGTGCTTCTCGCCACAGCGCTTCCGCACTACGTGAACGCCATTCGCAGCGCCAAGCGCGTCGCGGCCGTTGAGGGGAAGCGGCAGCAAAATCTCGTGCGGAGCGCCGCGGGGGATTCCGAGCGCCGTCCGAAGCGGAATGTGGATGCGGCCGCCCTGCGCGATCAGGCCCGCCGCGCGTACCGCACGAGCATTGACGCGGGCGACTTCGATTTTCACGTGACCGAACTGATTTATAAGGTCAACAGTGACGCGGAGTTCCGGGCCTACTGGTTCACCCTGATCGACGCGAATGCTTCCGGCCCTATCACCGAGGTGGATGGCGGGCGCCTCCGCGTCTCGGATCCCGAGGGCAATGTCTTCGACCTGGAACCCGCCTACGATGGCATTCACCCGGGCGATGATCGTCCGGCTCCGCTTGGCTGGGACTTTCTTGCCACCTCCCTGCAACACAGCGGTATCGGCGATCTGGGCGCGTCGGTACTGATGTCGGATGGTACTTCCCGCTATATTCGCTATCCGGGCGCCTTTCCCGTGACGCGCACGGTGGCGGAGCTGTCCCAACGATTCATGGATGAAGTGCACCCGTACCTGTAA
- a CDS encoding TIM barrel protein translates to MTQKFSTGLWVFSNNPDRFCPEGYREAPKVPEAIALAAKIKGLKAVEISQSDVSTEVPVKDLKRILKDHGLACSGVNTNLCQSRRFSLAGFGHQHQKTRNAAIDEGRKATDLARALGATEITLRLYTDGFDYPFQVDYTTHWNTVISSIKTIAKYASPDINVAIAYKPREPRKHLTVATVGKALSMCQEIAMKNVGVAMNFSHAMMSGENPAESIAFLTRSNKLFQMYFTDGYRLWDDAMIPGSLNIWECMEALFYLKASKYKGYYTIDMLPQRIEPTHALQIAIGNLSILFKKLEKLDTSELRKAQKTLDATESQRIIRRVLLS, encoded by the coding sequence ATGACCCAAAAATTTTCAACGGGACTCTGGGTGTTTTCGAACAATCCGGACCGTTTTTGCCCGGAAGGCTACCGCGAGGCTCCGAAAGTCCCTGAGGCCATTGCACTTGCGGCGAAAATCAAGGGCCTGAAGGCGGTCGAGATCAGCCAGTCGGACGTCTCTACCGAAGTGCCTGTGAAGGACTTGAAGCGGATTCTGAAGGATCACGGGCTGGCGTGTTCGGGCGTCAACACGAATCTTTGCCAGTCGCGGCGCTTTTCCCTGGCCGGGTTTGGTCACCAGCATCAGAAGACGCGCAATGCCGCGATCGATGAGGGGCGCAAAGCCACCGACCTGGCGCGGGCGCTGGGAGCGACCGAGATCACGCTGCGGCTGTACACCGACGGCTTCGACTATCCGTTCCAGGTGGACTATACGACGCACTGGAACACGGTGATCTCATCGATCAAGACGATCGCCAAGTATGCGTCGCCCGATATCAACGTGGCCATTGCGTACAAGCCCCGGGAGCCCCGGAAGCACCTGACGGTGGCGACGGTGGGCAAGGCGCTTTCGATGTGCCAGGAAATCGCGATGAAGAACGTCGGCGTGGCGATGAATTTCTCGCACGCGATGATGTCGGGCGAGAACCCGGCGGAGTCGATCGCGTTTCTCACGCGTTCGAACAAGCTGTTCCAGATGTATTTCACGGATGGGTACCGCCTCTGGGACGACGCGATGATCCCGGGCAGCCTGAATATCTGGGAGTGCATGGAAGCGTTGTTTTACCTGAAAGCGTCGAAGTACAAGGGCTATTACACGATCGACATGCTCCCGCAGCGTATCGAGCCGACGCACGCGCTGCAAATCGCGATCGGGAATCTCAGTATTCTGTTCAAGAAACTGGAAAAGCTCGACACGTCGGAGCTGCGCAAGGCCCAGAAGACGCTGGACGCCACCGAGTCGCAGCGCATCATCCGCCGGGTTCTGCTCAGCTGA
- the hflX gene encoding GTPase HflX gives MKVREQIKPDEEAYPLLSGNTSGLKASDTRNLEKLSKRKTAPDSIISPELARTITELSAELNRQIGLLIDRRGRISAVVVGDARSIFLPDIARRGRNRLCGLRLVHTHLGPEPLTDDDLTDLALLRLDCVAAVEVGRDGLPGKVHVAHLMPANAGDEPWAVQPPQSVHDLPSDFPAFIEALEDEFARQSWGRKSQEDNNRAIIVHISEKPPTAAQDSLAELRELARSAGIEVVHEFHQRRTPDPKYVMGKGKLKFAIIKAMQLGAELLIFDLNLTPSQMKSVSEMTDLKVMDRTQLILDIFALHAVTREGKLQVELAQLRYRQPFLGMKSSAFSRLTGGIGGRGPGETKLEVDRRRASDRISRLEREVNKLGERRELRRGVRHRKGVPTVAVVGYTNAGKSTLLNHLTNSHVTAEDALFATLNPVSRRVRFPQEREVIVTDTVGFIRDLPKDLMAAFRTTFEELHEADLLLHVIDASCPDLEAKYETVHSLLRELELDSTPVCHVLNKMDKCDPDVLSGLIEQFQGIAISALDRDTFGDLLNRMEADLWSRELTPAE, from the coding sequence ATGAAAGTGCGTGAGCAAATCAAACCCGATGAGGAGGCGTATCCCCTGCTAAGCGGTAATACAAGCGGTCTCAAGGCGTCCGATACCCGGAACCTCGAGAAGCTGTCCAAAAGAAAGACCGCGCCGGATTCCATCATCTCCCCCGAGCTGGCGCGCACGATCACGGAGTTATCAGCCGAACTCAACCGGCAGATCGGCCTGTTAATCGACCGCCGCGGCCGTATTTCGGCGGTCGTGGTGGGGGACGCGCGATCCATTTTCCTGCCGGACATCGCGCGGCGCGGGCGCAATCGCCTTTGCGGGCTCCGGCTGGTGCACACGCACCTCGGGCCGGAACCCCTGACCGACGACGACCTGACCGACCTGGCGCTGCTCCGACTGGATTGTGTCGCCGCGGTGGAAGTGGGCCGGGATGGGCTGCCCGGCAAGGTGCATGTGGCGCACCTCATGCCCGCGAACGCGGGCGACGAGCCGTGGGCCGTACAGCCGCCGCAATCCGTCCACGATCTCCCGTCGGACTTCCCGGCCTTCATCGAGGCGCTTGAGGACGAGTTTGCGCGGCAAAGCTGGGGCCGGAAGAGCCAGGAAGACAACAACCGGGCGATCATCGTCCATATTTCCGAAAAGCCCCCGACCGCCGCGCAGGATTCGCTGGCGGAACTTCGGGAACTGGCCCGCAGCGCGGGCATCGAAGTGGTGCACGAGTTCCACCAGCGCCGGACGCCCGATCCGAAATACGTGATGGGCAAGGGCAAGCTGAAATTCGCGATCATCAAGGCGATGCAGCTCGGGGCGGAGCTGCTGATTTTCGACTTGAATCTGACCCCGTCGCAGATGAAGAGCGTCAGCGAGATGACCGACCTGAAGGTGATGGATCGGACGCAGCTGATTCTGGATATTTTCGCCCTGCACGCGGTGACGCGGGAGGGCAAGTTGCAGGTGGAACTCGCGCAGTTGCGCTACCGCCAGCCGTTCCTCGGCATGAAGAGCTCGGCCTTCTCCCGGCTTACCGGCGGTATCGGCGGCCGCGGCCCCGGCGAAACGAAGCTGGAGGTCGATCGCCGCCGGGCGAGCGATCGCATTTCGCGTCTCGAGCGCGAGGTGAACAAGCTGGGCGAGCGCCGCGAGCTCCGGCGGGGCGTGCGCCACCGCAAGGGCGTGCCCACGGTTGCGGTGGTCGGCTACACGAACGCGGGGAAATCCACGCTGCTGAACCACCTGACGAACAGCCACGTGACGGCGGAGGACGCGTTGTTTGCGACGCTGAATCCGGTTTCGCGGCGCGTCCGCTTCCCGCAGGAGCGCGAGGTCATCGTTACGGACACGGTGGGTTTCATTCGAGACCTTCCCAAGGACCTGATGGCCGCGTTTCGCACCACCTTTGAAGAGCTCCACGAGGCCGACCTGCTGCTGCACGTCATCGACGCGTCCTGCCCGGACCTCGAAGCGAAATACGAAACCGTGCATTCGCTGCTGCGCGAGCTTGAATTGGATAGCACGCCGGTGTGCCACGTGCTGAACAAGATGGACAAGTGCGATCCCGACGTGCTCTCGGGGCTAATCGAGCAGTTCCAGGGCATCGCGATCAGCGCGCTGGATCGGGATACCTTTGGCGATCTGCTCAACCGTATGGAGGCCGACCTGTGGTCACGGGAATTAACCCCCGCGGAGTAG
- a CDS encoding tetratricopeptide repeat protein, whose amino-acid sequence MVAAALLACAFTASASVDVARERYQAYEQKIAERQEAAVRGDMEGYQARDAEARQSLVEARQAFEAGKAARSTDETVLMDYLVVLRALGDHDLAAEAADAAIDRGVESAALLRVLGESLLVTGPDNFQRGVDALRKSVALDGTSPASAQAWFALGRYYLENYLPDAAADAFAAALKADPEHVPSRLGEAAARVFSGEIAEAGAIIESVGRAAQPYDIELRSMMRTALYDFDVARRIFDDTADNHYAYARLLYLASRVPEAVLAARRATDLAPDRVEIWNFLGAVQLQISNYRDALASYEASLKLNPDQPGLQQTVEQLREVQQQQAAPPASGQGQAPLRGQGPLR is encoded by the coding sequence TTGGTCGCGGCGGCGCTCCTGGCCTGCGCCTTCACGGCAAGCGCCTCGGTGGATGTCGCGCGGGAACGCTACCAGGCGTACGAGCAGAAGATCGCGGAACGCCAGGAAGCGGCCGTGCGCGGCGACATGGAGGGGTACCAGGCGCGGGACGCCGAGGCGCGGCAATCGCTGGTCGAAGCGCGCCAGGCTTTCGAAGCGGGAAAAGCGGCGCGCAGTACGGATGAGACCGTCCTGATGGACTACCTCGTGGTGCTTCGCGCGCTGGGCGATCACGATCTGGCCGCCGAGGCGGCGGACGCCGCGATCGATCGCGGCGTGGAGAGCGCGGCCCTTTTGCGCGTGCTCGGCGAGAGCCTGCTCGTCACCGGACCAGACAACTTCCAGCGGGGGGTGGACGCCCTCCGAAAATCGGTCGCGCTGGACGGGACCAGCCCGGCGTCCGCGCAGGCGTGGTTCGCGCTGGGCCGCTACTACCTGGAGAACTATCTGCCGGACGCGGCGGCGGACGCCTTCGCGGCGGCCCTGAAGGCGGATCCCGAGCATGTGCCGTCCCGGCTGGGCGAAGCGGCGGCGCGCGTGTTTTCGGGGGAGATTGCGGAGGCCGGGGCCATCATTGAATCCGTGGGCCGCGCCGCGCAGCCCTACGATATCGAGCTTCGCTCGATGATGCGAACGGCGCTCTACGATTTTGATGTGGCCCGCCGTATATTTGACGACACGGCGGACAACCACTACGCCTACGCGCGTCTGCTGTATCTGGCGTCGCGCGTTCCGGAGGCGGTGCTGGCGGCGCGCCGGGCGACGGATCTGGCGCCGGATCGCGTGGAGATCTGGAACTTCCTGGGCGCGGTGCAATTGCAGATCTCGAATTACCGTGACGCGCTGGCGTCGTACGAGGCGTCGCTCAAGCTGAACCCGGACCAGCCGGGACTTCAGCAGACTGTGGAACAGCTTCGCGAGGTCCAACAGCAGCAGGCCGCGCCGCCGGCCTCCGGACAGGGCCAGGCGCCGCTTCGCGGCCAGGGGCCCTTGCGGTAG
- the lipB gene encoding lipoyl(octanoyl) transferase LipB, translating to MPDFPPHALETIRIPAPVGYAEMLDRQLARHAEVAAGQAPNTLYLLEHRPVVTLGKDSDRAHLLLDRAGYATKGIELLETSRGGDVTYHGPGQLVAYPILNLQHWKPSVGWYLRTLEAVIIDVLAEFGLPSERVEGLTGVWVRGAKVAAIGIGVRRWTTFHGIALNVNPNMAHFGAIVPCGIADRPVTSLTLLLGAPPPFQEVEANFERCFRERFECD from the coding sequence ATGCCTGATTTCCCCCCCCACGCCCTGGAGACCATTCGGATTCCGGCGCCTGTGGGGTACGCGGAAATGCTCGACCGGCAACTTGCACGCCACGCCGAGGTGGCGGCGGGCCAGGCCCCCAACACGCTCTATCTCCTCGAACATCGCCCCGTGGTCACGCTCGGCAAGGATTCCGATCGCGCGCACCTGCTACTGGACCGCGCGGGCTACGCGACCAAGGGCATCGAACTCCTGGAAACCAGCCGCGGCGGGGACGTCACCTACCACGGCCCCGGCCAGCTGGTCGCCTATCCCATCCTCAACCTCCAGCATTGGAAGCCATCGGTCGGCTGGTACCTGCGGACGCTGGAGGCCGTAATCATCGACGTGCTCGCGGAATTCGGATTGCCCAGCGAGCGCGTTGAGGGACTGACCGGGGTCTGGGTGCGGGGGGCGAAAGTGGCCGCGATCGGCATTGGCGTGCGCCGCTGGACGACCTTCCACGGGATCGCCCTGAATGTGAATCCCAACATGGCCCACTTCGGCGCAATCGTGCCCTGCGGCATTGCCGACCGCCCCGTGACGTCCCTGACCCTCCTCCTCGGCGCGCCGCCACCGTTCCAGGAAGTAGAGGCAAACTTCGAACGCTGCTTTCGCGAGCGCTTCGAATGCGACTGA
- a CDS encoding HAD-IA family hydrolase, giving the protein MFGLVFDVDGVLGDTEGLSVIATTRMYEALYGLKVQPEDFIPFIGTGAERYCIGPAEKYGVAIDVAEAVETRHKYFMELLADDPDISFPGIHPLIQAAHDAPDWKLAIATSSPGKKSAETLKSSRVNTDLFDAWIHGDMIAHKKPHPEIYLRAAAEIGLDPAQCVAVEDAITGIASAKAAGMKVLAVTNSFSADQLADADFIVDSLESVSIDTVRALLDHA; this is encoded by the coding sequence ATGTTCGGCCTGGTATTTGATGTCGATGGCGTGCTTGGCGACACCGAGGGTCTCAGCGTGATCGCCACCACGCGGATGTATGAGGCCCTCTACGGGTTGAAGGTGCAGCCGGAGGATTTCATCCCCTTCATCGGCACGGGCGCCGAACGCTACTGCATCGGCCCCGCCGAGAAGTACGGCGTCGCCATCGACGTGGCGGAAGCCGTCGAAACACGCCACAAATACTTCATGGAACTGCTCGCGGACGACCCGGACATCTCCTTTCCCGGAATTCACCCGCTGATCCAGGCCGCGCACGATGCGCCGGACTGGAAACTCGCCATCGCCACGTCCAGCCCCGGCAAGAAATCGGCCGAGACGCTCAAGTCCTCGCGCGTGAACACGGATTTGTTCGACGCGTGGATCCACGGCGACATGATCGCACACAAGAAGCCGCATCCCGAGATTTACCTGCGCGCCGCCGCGGAAATCGGGCTCGATCCGGCCCAATGCGTCGCCGTTGAGGACGCCATCACGGGCATTGCCTCGGCAAAGGCCGCCGGGATGAAGGTGCTCGCGGTCACGAATTCCTTTTCCGCCGATCAGCTGGCCGATGCGGACTTCATCGTGGACTCGCTGGAATCGGTCTCGATCGACACCGTCCGGGCTTTGCTGGACCATGCCTGA
- a CDS encoding threonine synthase has protein sequence MRNEGLINRYRQYMPVGDDTCVITLNEGSTPLIPAYNLSRMIHPNIEIWLKYEGLNPTGSFKDRGMTMAITKAVEEGYQAVMCASTGNTSASAAAYAARAGIRCAVLIPEGKIALGKLSQAMIHGAKVIQIRGNFDDALTQVRRICEEHPIALVNSVNPYRIEGQKSGAFEIVDDFGGVAPDFQAMPVGNAGNITAYWKGYVEYHAAGKSKNRPAMLGFQAAGAAPIVLGHPVPQPQTFATAIRIGNPASWKAAEAARDESGGLIDMVTDDEIRAAYQKLAAAEGVFCEPASAAGVAGLIKLAAGGFFDGKAPAHSDKIRITCILTGHGLKDPDSAIKSAEEPLTVDNDADQILDAIGLEQAAVV, from the coding sequence ATGCGCAACGAAGGCTTGATCAACCGATACCGCCAATACATGCCCGTGGGGGACGACACCTGCGTCATCACCCTGAACGAGGGTTCCACGCCCCTGATTCCGGCGTACAACCTGAGCCGCATGATCCACCCGAACATCGAGATCTGGCTCAAGTACGAGGGCCTGAACCCCACTGGCTCCTTCAAGGACCGCGGCATGACCATGGCCATCACGAAGGCCGTGGAAGAGGGCTACCAGGCCGTGATGTGCGCCTCCACCGGCAATACCTCGGCCTCGGCCGCCGCCTACGCCGCCCGCGCCGGCATCCGCTGCGCCGTGCTCATCCCCGAAGGCAAGATCGCCCTCGGAAAACTTTCGCAGGCCATGATCCACGGCGCGAAGGTCATCCAGATCCGGGGGAACTTCGACGATGCCCTCACGCAAGTGCGGAGAATCTGCGAGGAGCATCCCATCGCGCTGGTGAATTCCGTCAATCCCTACCGTATCGAGGGGCAGAAGTCCGGCGCCTTCGAAATCGTGGATGATTTCGGCGGGGTCGCCCCGGATTTCCAGGCGATGCCGGTCGGAAACGCCGGCAATATCACGGCCTACTGGAAGGGATACGTGGAGTACCACGCCGCCGGCAAAAGCAAGAACCGCCCCGCCATGCTGGGCTTCCAGGCGGCCGGCGCCGCGCCCATCGTGCTCGGCCACCCCGTCCCGCAGCCCCAGACCTTCGCCACCGCCATCCGCATCGGAAACCCCGCAAGCTGGAAGGCCGCCGAAGCCGCGCGCGACGAATCCGGCGGCCTGATCGACATGGTCACGGACGACGAGATTCGGGCCGCTTACCAGAAGCTGGCGGCGGCGGAGGGCGTTTTCTGCGAGCCCGCGAGCGCCGCGGGCGTGGCGGGCCTCATCAAGCTCGCGGCGGGCGGCTTTTTCGATGGCAAGGCGCCGGCCCACAGCGACAAGATCCGCATCACCTGCATCCTCACCGGCCACGGCCTGAAGGATCCGGACAGCGCAATCAAGTCGGCCGAGGAGCCCCTCACCGTGGACAACGACGCCGATCAGATTCTGGACGCCATCGGCCTCGAACAGGCGGCGGTGGTGTAA
- a CDS encoding homoserine dehydrogenase: protein MACKVGVIGAGTVGGGVIETLLSNNQVIADKTGADVVLAHVAELNEELVSRFPLDGVRVSSDAKALIADPDLDVVCELIGGYEPARTFILEALNSGKHVVTANKMLLAMAGPELCEAAIKNGVELRYEAAVAGTIPIIKTIRESLAANNIHAVYGILNGTCNYILTRMAVEGLEFDEALRQAIEQGFAETPPDLDIEGHDTAHKCQILASLCYSTRVPLDEIYVEGITKVTHLDVQYAKEMGYQIKLLAVIKFEAGEIEVRVHPTLVPDHMLLAAVKYEFNAIFVESDIADNTLYYGRGAGKLPTASAVVADIVDIARRGDAPAAPPFHYTHDLSLRDSGLIEGRYYLRLTTENHPGVLGTICTILGNHGVSIASCLQKEEAEGVPAHVVIVTHETIEANVQKAIAEIDAQTIIDEPTHMIRILS from the coding sequence ATGGCCTGCAAAGTAGGCGTAATTGGCGCGGGAACCGTTGGCGGTGGCGTGATTGAAACGCTGCTGTCGAACAACCAGGTGATCGCCGACAAAACTGGCGCGGACGTGGTTTTGGCGCACGTGGCCGAGTTGAACGAGGAACTGGTCTCCCGTTTCCCGCTCGACGGCGTGCGCGTCAGCAGCGACGCGAAGGCCCTGATCGCCGATCCGGACCTGGATGTCGTCTGCGAGCTGATCGGGGGCTATGAACCGGCCCGCACCTTCATTCTGGAGGCCCTGAACAGCGGCAAGCACGTCGTGACGGCGAATAAGATGCTGCTCGCCATGGCGGGGCCGGAGCTGTGTGAGGCCGCCATCAAGAACGGCGTCGAGTTGCGCTACGAGGCGGCCGTCGCCGGCACTATACCCATCATCAAGACTATCCGGGAGAGCCTCGCCGCGAACAACATCCACGCGGTTTACGGCATTCTAAACGGAACCTGCAACTACATCCTCACGCGGATGGCCGTGGAAGGCCTGGAATTTGACGAGGCGCTGCGCCAGGCCATCGAGCAGGGGTTCGCGGAAACGCCGCCCGACCTGGATATCGAAGGCCACGACACCGCCCACAAGTGCCAGATCCTGGCGAGCCTCTGCTACAGCACGCGCGTGCCGCTGGACGAAATCTATGTCGAGGGCATCACCAAGGTGACCCACCTGGACGTGCAGTACGCGAAGGAGATGGGCTACCAGATCAAGCTGCTCGCCGTCATCAAGTTCGAAGCGGGCGAAATCGAAGTGCGGGTGCATCCCACGCTTGTCCCGGATCACATGTTGCTCGCGGCGGTAAAGTATGAGTTCAACGCGATCTTCGTGGAGTCCGACATCGCGGACAACACCCTCTACTACGGGCGCGGCGCGGGCAAGCTGCCGACCGCCAGCGCGGTTGTGGCGGACATCGTGGACATTGCCCGGCGCGGGGACGCGCCCGCCGCGCCGCCCTTCCACTACACCCACGACCTGAGCCTCCGCGACAGCGGGCTGATCGAGGGCCGCTATTACCTGCGCCTGACGACCGAGAACCACCCCGGCGTGCTCGGCACAATCTGCACGATTCTCGGCAATCACGGGGTCAGCATCGCCTCGTGCCTCCAGAAGGAAGAGGCGGAAGGCGTCCCGGCGCACGTCGTCATCGTGACGCACGAAACCATTGAGGCGAACGTCCAGAAGGCCATCGCGGAAATCGACGCGCAGACCATCATTGACGAACCAACACACATGATCCGTATTCTATCCTGA
- a CDS encoding lipoyl domain-containing protein, with amino-acid sequence MQIEICLPSLGDDDDAVAGGVVSEWLVKEGPVASGDDLLEITTDKAAFVLPAPRTGALVEKRVQPGDAVKVGDVLCIFEVKDPGEA; translated from the coding sequence ATGCAGATCGAGATTTGCCTGCCCAGTCTGGGCGATGATGATGACGCCGTCGCTGGCGGCGTGGTGTCCGAGTGGCTGGTGAAGGAAGGCCCGGTGGCTTCCGGCGATGATCTTCTGGAGATCACGACCGACAAGGCCGCCTTCGTGCTGCCGGCCCCTCGCACCGGCGCCCTCGTGGAAAAACGCGTCCAGCCGGGCGACGCGGTAAAGGTGGGCGATGTCCTGTGCATATTCGAAGTGAAGGATCCGGGCGAAGCCTGA